A genomic window from Silene latifolia isolate original U9 population chromosome Y, ASM4854445v1, whole genome shotgun sequence includes:
- the LOC141632371 gene encoding uncharacterized protein LOC141632371: MVSSNIWPKLIKLRLTENIRAKTDPEFARFLLSLGNGELQSKEFEFIALPTGIVKAPSGDGQDPIGHLASITFPELMQSKFDPNIFTTRALLTPLNDDVDTINNILIDKFPGTPVCYKSHDSMLDDICTVYPAEFINKLNPGGMSRHELILKENCPVILMRNLQPSFGLCNGTRLICKRFLPNSIECAIMSSNHKGEHVFIPRIKIRPSPSANYPFQFQRSQFPLKPNFAMTINKCQGQRLSQVTVYLPKPCFAHRQLYVALSRARKASQVTVIVAPGPEGVPANFVKNLISYEVLALVGII, translated from the coding sequence ATGGTAAGTTCTAATATATGGCCAAAGTTGATCAAACTTAGGCTGACGGAAAACATCCGCGCAAAAACTGACCCAGAGTTTGCAAGATTTCTACTTTCACTTGGCAACGGAGAGCTCCAGTCTAAGGAATTCGAATTTATAGCTCTACCAACAGGGATTGTCAAAGCCCCTTCAGGTGATGGGCAGGACCCTATAGGCCATTTGGCCTCAATTACCTTTCCAGAACTGATGCAAAGTAAATTTGATCCTAATATTTTTACAACTAGAGCATTGCTCACACCGTTGAACGACGATGTGGATACTATTAACAATATTTTGATTGATAAGTTTCCTGGCACCCCCGTTTGTTACAAAAGCCACGATTCCATGTTAGATGATATTTGCACTGTATATCCTGCAGAATTCATCAACAAACTTAACCCAGGCGGAATGAGCCGTCACGAACTCATTTTAAAGGAGAACTGTCCTGTTATACTTATGCGAAACCTCCAACCATCATTTGGGTTATGCAACGGAACACGCCTAATCTGCAAGAGATTTCTTCCAAACTCGATTGAGTGTGCCATAATGTCAAGCAACCACAAAGGCGAACATGTGTTCATACCACGGATCAAGattcgaccatcaccctcagctAATTATCCTTTCCAATTCCAGCGGAGCCAGTTCCCTTTAAAGCCCAACTTTGCAATGACCATAAATAAATGTCAGGGTCAGAGGCTTAGTCAGGTCACCGTTTACCTCCCAAAACCGTGCTTCGCCCATCGCCAGCTATACGTCGCACTATCAAGGGCTCGGAAGGCCAGTCAGGTTACTGTAATAGTTGCTCCAGGACCCGAAGGGGTACCTGCTAATTTTGTCAAGAACCTCATATCTTATGAGGTTCTCGCTCTTGTAGGTATCATTTAA
- the LOC141632372 gene encoding uncharacterized protein LOC141632372 translates to MHAVNYLYKYIYKGHDRISFSVTDCEQPQVVDEIVQFQSGRWVSLCEVAWRIFGFDLFETHPTVMPLQVHLPNMQTICLQPNENLANVLADDKLSRTPLTEFFRKSSTKDCPKLQYGEFIEHFHWDTGTKTWEKQRNYVIVIGRLVFVAPAEGERYLLRLLLLYIRGPTSFAALQTVDRYKYATFQEAAICHRLLAQEDAAELCMAEACTVQMPVALRRLFSTFLSFAQPKDPTLLWNMHYNTLSDDFRFKFPGQPQKVKQLIARSVVTDIIDALDAPIPEECRKCKSQLNTAQKEAFDAIMEHVNESKPGAFFVDGPGGTGKTFLYNTLYAKVCLVGDIMLPTTTSGIAASNIPSGRTTHSRFRIPLDSDMSLACDVPKQGSLAALIRAAN, encoded by the exons ATGCACGCTGTgaattatttatataaatatatttacAAGGGACATGACAGAATCTCATTCAGTGTTACGGATTGCGAGCAGCCCCAAGTAGTTGATGAGATAGTGCAGTTCCAATCAGGGCGGTGGGTTTCACTGTGCGAAGTAGCCTGGCGAATATTCGGTTTCGACCTGTTTGAAACCCACCCAACAGTGATGCCCCTACAAGTACATCTGCCCAATATGCAAACCATTTGTTTGCAGCCAAATGAAAATCTGGCAAACGTCCTCGCTGATGACAAGCTTAGCCGTACTCCCCTTACAGAGTTCTTCCGGAAAAGTTCAACTAAGGACTGCCCCAAACTGCAATACGGGGAATTCATCGAGCACTTTCACTGGGACACAGGGACTAAGACTTGGGAAAAACAGAGGAACTATGTTATTGTAATTGGCAGACTTGTATTTGTAGCACCTGCTGAAGGTGAAAGGTATCTCCTACGACTACTATTGTTATACATAAGAGGGCCTACGTCATTTGCAGCTTTGCAAACAGTAGATAGGTACAAATATGCGACATTCCAGGAAGCAGCTATATGCCACCGGCTACTTGCGCAGGAAGATGCTGCTGAATTATGCATGGCTGAAGCGTGCACGGTACAGATGCCTGTTGCATTGCGGCGTCTTTTTTCAACCTTCTTGAGTTTTGCTCAGCCTAAAGACCCTACGCTCTTGTGGAATATGCACTACAATACACTGTCAGATGACTTCCGCTTCAAATTCCCAGGCCAACCCCAAAAGGTGAAGCAGCTTATAGCTAGATCTGTGGTGAC GGACATAATTGATGCACTAGATGCACCAATTCCCGAGGAATGCAGAAAATGCAAGAGCCAACTGAATACAGCTCAGAAAGAGGCATTCGACGCGATTATGGAACATGTAAACGAATCCAAACCAGGAGCTTTTTTTGTGGATGGACCTGGTGGGACTGGGAAAACCTTTCTATACAATACATTATACGCTAAAGTCTGCCTGGTTGGAGACATTATGTTGCCAACAACAACGTCAGGTATTGCTGCATCCAACATTCCTTCAGGCCGAACTACACATTCACGGTTCAGAATCCCTCTTGATAGCGACATGTCTCTTGCCTGTGATGTGCCTAAACAAGGCAGTCTCGCAGCACTCATTCGCGCGGCAAACTAG